A stretch of the Aegilops tauschii subsp. strangulata cultivar AL8/78 chromosome 4, Aet v6.0, whole genome shotgun sequence genome encodes the following:
- the LOC109786145 gene encoding uncharacterized protein yields MPTDHAEAEEEPEPAGAGVSLSPDVLANIHARLAFPERLAFAAVFRAERHAFRPEAPYLLLPGRTPDIGTLYSVADRRAAAVRSPAHAFIGSSRGWLVTINTAAAATLRLINPVTGEQRGLPAITTIPCVHALHRGSHLEFTLEPFTWGPPYPGGRQPVGTFTLEVEQTRGFLYRKVVRAPAAAAAMLITGPCLGMPAFAMTEEVAWRLAPSRDGVEDAIHHDGRFYSLGYSGAVAAWERDPDTGEFGSTTITPRLTNEDSQPWRRRKYLVAAPGPAGRLMVVLKETTTGCRDVILQNIF; encoded by the exons ATGCCGACAGACCACGCAGAGGCAGAGGAAGAGCCAgagcccgccggcgccggcgtcAGCCTGTCGCCGGATGTGCTGGCCAACATCCACGCCCGCCTGGCCTTCCCCGAGCGCCTCGCCTTCGCCGCCGTCTTCCGCGCCGAGCGCCACGCCTTCAGGCCCGAGGCGCCGTACCTCCTCCTCCCCGGCCGGACCCCGGACATCGGCACGCTCTACTCCGTTGCCgaccgccgcgccgccgccgtgcgcTCCCCGGCCCACGCCTTCATCGGCTCCTCCCGCGGGTGGCTCGTCACCATCaacactgccgccgccgccacgctgCGCCTCATCAACCCGGTGACCGGCGAGCAGCGCGGGCTCCCGGCCATCACCACCATCCCCTGCGTACACGCGCTCCACAGGGGCTCCCACTTGGAGTTCACGCTGGAGCCCTTCACCTGGGGCCCGCCGTACCCCGGCGGCCGCCAGCCGGTTGGCACCTTCACGCTGGAGGTCGAGCAGACGCGCGGCTTCCTCTACCGCAAGGTCGTCCgcgcccctgccgccgccgcggccatgCTGATCACGGGCCCGTGCTTGGGCATGCCGGCCTTTGCGATGACGGAAGAGGTCGCGTGGAGGCTGGCTCCCTCGCGCGACGGCGTGGAGGACGCCATCCACCACGACGGCAGGTTCTACTCCCTAGGGTACTCGGGCGCCGTGGCGGCGTGGGAGCGCGACCCCGACACCGGCGAGTTCGGCAGCACGACCATCACGCCAAGGCTGACTAATGAGGACAGCCAACCGTGGCGCCGACGCAAGTACCTCGTGGCGGCACCGGGGCCGGCCGGGCGGCTGATGGTGGTGCTCAAGGAGACGACGACGGGCTG TAGAGATGTTatcctgcagaacatcttttga